Within the Flavobacterium sp. CG_23.5 genome, the region AAGTATTTTTTATAGGCTGGCCAGTCTGGATTTTCGTTTTGCACATCGGCTTTGTCAATTAATCCCAAACCTAGCAACTCAGAAGTCATGATTTTCCCCACTTCAATATGGTATTGTTTCCAAAGTGTTCCCGGAGCAAGCATTTTAGTAGCTTCGTTTTTTACACGTAAAACAGCATTGTAAACTTCTTTTTGTCTGCCCGTAAATTTTCCTGAAACAGGAATGGTTCTAGACATATCACTGGAATAATTAGCATATTCGGCAGCAACATCAAGTAGAATCAAATCACCGGCTTGGCATTGTTGGTTGTTTTCGATGTAATGCAATACATTCGCATTATTTCCCGAAGCGATAATTGGCGTGTAGGCAAAACCTCTGGAACGGTTGCGAATGAATTCGTGAATCAACTCGGCTTCGATTTCGTATTCGGTTACGTTTGGTTTCACGAAAGGCAATATTCTTCTAAAACCGAGTTCGGTAATATCACATGCTTTTTGGATTAAATCCAACTCTTCGCTTTCTTTTACAGATCGCAAACGTTGCAATATCGGGTTGCTTTTTGCGACAGCATGAGCAGGATATTTCTCTTTCCACCATTTTACAAAGCGCGCTTCACGGGTTTCAGTTTCCACGGTTGCACGATAATGTTCATTGGTATTTATGTAGATTGTATCAGAATGAGTCATCATTTCGAACAAGATTTTTTCAAATTCCTGCAACCAGTAAACGGTTCTAATTCCTGAAACTTCAAATGCTCGGTCTTTCGTCAGTTTTTCACCTTCCCAAATTGCAATGTGTTCGCTGGTTTCTTTCAGGAATAACATCTCTCTTTGGTGTTTGTAGGGCGCATCAGGAAAAAGTAATAAGATGCTTTCTTCTTGATCAACTCCGCTTAAATAAAAAATATCGCGGTGTTGTGCAAATGGCAAAGTGCTATCGGCAGAAACGGGGTAAATATCATTAGAATTAAAAATCGCTACACTTTTTGGCTTCATTTGAGCCGTGAATTTTGCACGATTTTTTATAAATAAGTCACGGTCAATTTGATGGTATTTCATAACAATTCGGTTTATACTTTTAATTACTCAAAAATACTAAGTTTAAATTGTTTTTAGTTATGAATTTGATAAATTTTAAATAAAAAAACACAAAGCGCAGAAGTTAAAATTTACATTTTAAATCCATACGCTTTGTGTTCTTAACTAAATAAGTTCTTCTTAAAACTGTGCTACTTCAGTAGAATCTTTCATGGCTGTTGTAGATGATTTTCCTGTGGTAACCGTATTTTGAACGGCATCAAAATAAGATGTTCCCACAAAACCTTGATGTTTTACGGCTTTGAAACCGTGTTTCTGCAATGCAAATTCTCTTTCTTGCAATTCAGAATAACCAGCCATACCTCTTTCTTTATACGCTTTTGACAATTCGAACATGCTTGTGTTTAAGGCGTGAAATCCAGCAAGAGTGATGAATTGAAATTTGTAACCCATTGCAGCAAGGTCTTCTCTGAACGTTTCCATTTCGGCAACAGATAATTTTGCAGCCCAGTTGAAAGATGGAGAACAGTTATACGCTAACATTTTACCCGGGAATTCTTTGTGAATCGCATCTGCAAATTGTTTGGCGTAAGCCAAATCAGGATTACTGGTTTCCATCCAAATCAAATCAGCATAAGGCGCATAGCTTAATCCTCTGTCAATTCCTTGTTCTACTCCACAATTTACATAGAAAAATCCTTCTCCTGTTTTCTCACCTGTAATGAATTTTGCGTCTCTGGGATCAATGTCGCTTGTTAATAAATTGGCAGCATCAGCATCGGTACGGGCAACAATTAAAGTTGGAGTTCCCATAACATCTGCTGCTAGTCTTGCTGCGATCAGTTTGTTGATTGCTTCTTGAGTAGGAACTAATACTTTTCCGCCTAAGTGACCGCATTTTTTTGCTGAACTCAATTGATCTTCGAAGTGAACACCAGCAGCACCTGCTTCAATCATCGATTTCATTAATTCAAAAGCATTTAAATTTCCTCCAAAACCTGCTTCGGCATCGGCAACGATAGGAACTAAATATTGTTTTTTATCGGTTGTGCCGTTTACAACTTGTATTTGATCGGCACGTAAAAGTGCGTTATTAATTCGTTTTACTACCAATGGAACACTGTTGGCAGGGTATAAAGATTGGTCTGGGTACATTTCGCCGGCAACATTTGCATCAGCGGCAACTTGCCATCCGCTTAAGTAGATTGCATCAAGACCTGCTTCAACTTCTTGAATGGCTTGATTACCTGTTAATGCTCCAAGTCCAGCTACAAAATCTTGAGAATTAAGTTTGTTCCATAGGTTGTTAGCTCCAATTTTTGCGACGCTGTGCTCTATGATGTAAGACCCTTGTAATTTGATAACTTCCTCAGCAGTATAAGGGCGTTCTACTCCTTTCCATCTTGGGTTAGTGATCCAGTCTGCAACTAATTCTTGAATTCTTGTTTCTGTTGTTTTCATTTTTCTGCGTTTTTATGGTTGTTTGTTAATAGATTTTTTAGATGTATTTATATCCTAGGATTGTCAAAAATTCGATGAAATTGTCATTTACAACAAGTATGTCTAGCAGTTGTTCCGCCAATCTGTATTTTTGTTTTTCATGATTTTCATCTCCAACAATTTTTCTTATTTTTTCAAATTCTTCCATTGCCATTCGGTGGTAGTATTTCTCGTTTAATACTTTTTGATTGTCTAATA harbors:
- a CDS encoding aminopeptidase P family protein → MKYHQIDRDLFIKNRAKFTAQMKPKSVAIFNSNDIYPVSADSTLPFAQHRDIFYLSGVDQEESILLLFPDAPYKHQREMLFLKETSEHIAIWEGEKLTKDRAFEVSGIRTVYWLQEFEKILFEMMTHSDTIYINTNEHYRATVETETREARFVKWWKEKYPAHAVAKSNPILQRLRSVKESEELDLIQKACDITELGFRRILPFVKPNVTEYEIEAELIHEFIRNRSRGFAYTPIIASGNNANVLHYIENNQQCQAGDLILLDVAAEYANYSSDMSRTIPVSGKFTGRQKEVYNAVLRVKNEATKMLAPGTLWKQYHIEVGKIMTSELLGLGLIDKADVQNENPDWPAYKKYFMHGTSHHMGLDTHDYGILTEPMQANMVFTVEPGIYIPAEGFGIRLEDNIIVKESGEPFNMMRNIPIEVEEIEDLMNA
- the aceA gene encoding isocitrate lyase, with translation MKTTETRIQELVADWITNPRWKGVERPYTAEEVIKLQGSYIIEHSVAKIGANNLWNKLNSQDFVAGLGALTGNQAIQEVEAGLDAIYLSGWQVAADANVAGEMYPDQSLYPANSVPLVVKRINNALLRADQIQVVNGTTDKKQYLVPIVADAEAGFGGNLNAFELMKSMIEAGAAGVHFEDQLSSAKKCGHLGGKVLVPTQEAINKLIAARLAADVMGTPTLIVARTDADAANLLTSDIDPRDAKFITGEKTGEGFFYVNCGVEQGIDRGLSYAPYADLIWMETSNPDLAYAKQFADAIHKEFPGKMLAYNCSPSFNWAAKLSVAEMETFREDLAAMGYKFQFITLAGFHALNTSMFELSKAYKERGMAGYSELQEREFALQKHGFKAVKHQGFVGTSYFDAVQNTVTTGKSSTTAMKDSTEVAQF